The following proteins come from a genomic window of Diprion similis isolate iyDipSimi1 chromosome 8, iyDipSimi1.1, whole genome shotgun sequence:
- the LOC124408596 gene encoding vesicular integral-membrane protein VIP36 isoform X1, which produces MIMTFPWCYVFITGLLLFETSKGEWNTRDYLKREHSLIQPYQATGMTIPYWDFGGVTIVTNNYIRLTPDVQSTQGSLWNSVPCYVRNWELQVQFKVHGKGKELFGDGLAIWYAKDRMEGGPVFGNKDFFQGLAIILDTYSNHNGPHNHQHPYISAMINNGTLHYDHDRDGTHTQLEGCEAKFRNFDHDTHIAIRYEKDTLSVSTDLSNKAAWKECFSVPGIKLPTGYYFGVTATTGDLSDNHDVISVRLYELDLPDDVKDEEDRSQILPSATHFESPREHVEDPKPSALSGVKTFFLMLVVAIVLIAALVLGIMYYQKHQENSRKRFY; this is translated from the exons ATGATCATGACTTTCCCGTGGTGCTATGTCTTTATCACAGGATTATTGCTGTTCGAAACGTCCAAGGGAGAATGGAACACGAGAGATTACCTCAAGCGAGAACATTCCTTAATCCAGCCGTATCAAG CTACCGGAATGACGATACCTTATTGGGATTTTGGCGGTGTGACAATAGTGACAAATAATTATATCCGCCTAACACCAGATGTCCAAAGTACCCAAGGATCGCTATGGAATTCAGTA CCATGCTATGTCAGGAATTGGGAACTTCAAGTACAATTCAAAGTTCACGGAAAAGGGAAGGAATTATTCGGTGACGGACTTGCCATCTGGTATGCCAAAGACAGAATGGAAGGTGGCCCAGTTTTTGGTAACAAAGACTTTTTTCAAGGGCTTGCCATAATTTTGGACACTTACAGCAACCATAACGGTCCACATAAT CATCAACATCCCTACATCTCAGCGATGATAAATAATGGGACTTTGCACTATGACCATGACCGTGATGGAACGCATACGCAGTTGGAAGGCTGCGAGGCTAAATTTAGAAACTTTGATCATGACACTCATATAGCTATAAGATATGAAAAGGATACCTTGTCAG tatCTACTGATCTCTCGAACAAGGCGGcttggaaggaatgcttttccGTCCCTGGCATAAAGCTTCCCACAGGTTACTACTTCGGAGTTACAGCAACCACTGGTGACCTTTCCGATAATCATGACGTAATATCAGTCAGACTCTACGAGCTTGACCTGCCCGACGAT GTTAAAGATGAAGAAGACAGATCTCAAATTCTGCCTTCAGCAACGCATTTCGAATCTCCAAGAG AACATGTAGAGGACCCTAAGCCATCAGCTTTGAGTGGTGTCAAAACTTTCTTCTTGATGCTCGTAGTCGCAATTGTTTTGATCGCAGCGCTAGTACTGGGAATTATGTATTACCAGAAGCATCAAGAAAACAGTAGAAAACGTTTCTATTAA
- the LOC124408596 gene encoding vesicular integral-membrane protein VIP36 isoform X2, which yields MIMTFPWCYVFITGLLLFETSKGEWNTRDYLKREHSLIQPYQATGMTIPYWDFGGVTIVTNNYIRLTPDVQSTQGSLWNSVPCYVRNWELQVQFKVHGKGKELFGDGLAIWYAKDRMEGGPVFGNKDFFQGLAIILDTYSNHNGPHNHQHPYISAMINNGTLHYDHDRDGTHTQLEGCEAKFRNFDHDTHIAIRYEKDTLTVSTDLSNKAAWKECFSVPGIKLPTGYYFGVTATTGDLSDNHDVISVRLYELDLPDDVKDEEDRSQILPSATHFESPREHVEDPKPSALSGVKTFFLMLVVAIVLIAALVLGIMYYQKHQENSRKRFY from the exons ATGATCATGACTTTCCCGTGGTGCTATGTCTTTATCACAGGATTATTGCTGTTCGAAACGTCCAAGGGAGAATGGAACACGAGAGATTACCTCAAGCGAGAACATTCCTTAATCCAGCCGTATCAAG CTACCGGAATGACGATACCTTATTGGGATTTTGGCGGTGTGACAATAGTGACAAATAATTATATCCGCCTAACACCAGATGTCCAAAGTACCCAAGGATCGCTATGGAATTCAGTA CCATGCTATGTCAGGAATTGGGAACTTCAAGTACAATTCAAAGTTCACGGAAAAGGGAAGGAATTATTCGGTGACGGACTTGCCATCTGGTATGCCAAAGACAGAATGGAAGGTGGCCCAGTTTTTGGTAACAAAGACTTTTTTCAAGGGCTTGCCATAATTTTGGACACTTACAGCAACCATAACGGTCCACATAAT CATCAACATCCCTACATCTCAGCGATGATAAATAATGGGACTTTGCACTATGACCATGACCGTGATGGAACGCATACGCAGTTGGAAGGCTGCGAGGCTAAATTTAGAAACTTTGATCATGACACTCATATAGCTATAAGATATGAAAAGGATACCTT aacagtatCTACTGATCTCTCGAACAAGGCGGcttggaaggaatgcttttccGTCCCTGGCATAAAGCTTCCCACAGGTTACTACTTCGGAGTTACAGCAACCACTGGTGACCTTTCCGATAATCATGACGTAATATCAGTCAGACTCTACGAGCTTGACCTGCCCGACGAT GTTAAAGATGAAGAAGACAGATCTCAAATTCTGCCTTCAGCAACGCATTTCGAATCTCCAAGAG AACATGTAGAGGACCCTAAGCCATCAGCTTTGAGTGGTGTCAAAACTTTCTTCTTGATGCTCGTAGTCGCAATTGTTTTGATCGCAGCGCTAGTACTGGGAATTATGTATTACCAGAAGCATCAAGAAAACAGTAGAAAACGTTTCTATTAA